In a single window of the Mesoplodon densirostris isolate mMesDen1 chromosome 16, mMesDen1 primary haplotype, whole genome shotgun sequence genome:
- the ORAI2 gene encoding protein orai-2, producing the protein MSAELNVPVDPSTPACSEPGHKGMDYRDWVRRSYLELVTSNHHSVQALSWRKLYLSRAKLKASSRTSALLSGFAMVAMVEVQLETQYQYPRPLLIAFSACTTVLVAVHLFALLISTCILPNVEAVSNIHNLNSISESPHERMHPYIELAWGFSTVLGILLFLAEVVLLCWIKFLPVDARHQPGPQPGPGGHTGWQAALVSTIIMVPVGLIFVVFTIHFYRSLVRHKTERHNREIEELHKLKVQLDGHERSLQVV; encoded by the exons ATGAGCGCCGAGCTCAACGTACCTGTGGACCCCTCCACTCCCGCCTGCTCGGAGCCCGGCCACAAGGGCATGGATTACCGGGACTGGGTCCGCCGCAGCTACCTGGAACTGGTCACCTCCAACCACCACTCTGTGCAGGCCCTCTCCTGGAGGAAGCTCTACCTGAGCAGGGCCAAGCTGAAGGCCTCCAGCCGGACGTCCGCCCTCCTCTCGGGCTTTGCCATG GTGGCCATGGTGGAGGTGCAGCTGGAGACTCAGTACCAATACCCACGGCCGCTGCTCATCGCCTTCAGTGCGTGCACCACAGTGCTGGTGGCCGTGCACCTGTTCGCGCTGCTCATCAGCACGTGCATCCTGCCCAACGTGGAGGCCGTGAGCAACATCCACAACCTTAACTCCATCAGCGAGTCTCCGCACGAGCGCATGCACCCCTACATCgagctggcctggggcttctCCACCGTGCTGGGCATCCTGCTCTTCCTGGCCGAGGTAGTACTGCTCTGCTGGATCAAGTTCCTGCCCGTGGACGCGCGCCACCAGCCCGGCCCCCAACCTGGCCCTGGGGGCCACACGGGCTGGCAGGCCGCCCTGGTGTCTACCATCATCATGGTGCCCGTGGGCCTCATCTTCGTGGTCTTCACCATCCACTTCTACCGCTCGCTGGTGCGCCACAAAACCGAGCGGCACAATCGCGAGATCGAGGAGCTACACAAGCTCAAAGTGCAGCTGGATGGGCACGAGCGCAGCCTGCAGGTGGTGTGA
- the ALKBH4 gene encoding alpha-ketoglutarate-dependent dioxygenase alkB homolog 4 isoform X1 gives MAAAAVAAPEVLRECGCKGIRTCLICERQRGADPPWQHPPQKTHRFIYYADTGWAVGAEECDFEGWAFPFPGVTLIEDFVTPAEEAEMVRLMDRDPWKLSQSGRRKQDYGPKVNFRKQKLKTAGFQGLPSFSREVVRRMGLYPVLEDFRPVEQCNLDYCPERGSAIDPHLDDTWLWGERLVSLNLLSPTVLSMSREAPGSLLLCLAPSGFPQAPVEGATAPGRSVPCREVEVAVPLPRRALLVLTRAARHQWKHAIHRRHIGARRVSATFRELSAEFGPSGRQRELGQELLQTSLSFQGRPT, from the exons ATGGCGGCTGCGGCTGTGGCGGCCCCTGAGGTCCTTCGGGAATGTGGCTGCAAGGGTATCCGGACCTGTCTGATCTGCGAGCGGCAGCGCGGAGCTGACCCGCCCTGGCAGCACCCCCCGCAG AAAACACACCGGTTCATTTACTACGCCGACACCGGCTGGGCTGTAGGGGCCGAGGAGTGCGACTTTGAAGGCTGGGCCTTCCCCTTCCCAGGCGTGACGCTGATCGAGGACTTTGTGACCCCGGCGGAAGAAGCTGAGATGGTACGGCTGATGGACCGCGACCCCTGGAAGCTCTCACAGTCCGGGCGGCGGAAGCAG GACTATGGCCCCAAAGTCAACTTTCGGAAACAGAAGCTAAAGACCGCCGGCTTCCAGGGCCTCCCCAGCTTCAGCCGGGAGGTGGTGCGGAGAATGGGCCTCTACCCCGTCCTGGAGGACTTCCGGCCCGTGGAGCAGTGTAACCTGGACTACTGCCCGGAGCGGGGCTCGGCCATCGACCCGCACCTGGACGACACCTGGCTGTGGGGGGAGCGGCTGGTGAGCCTCAACCTGCTGTCCCCCACCGTGCTGTCCATGTCCCGGGAGGCACCTGGCAGCCTGCTGCTCTGCCTGGCCCCGTCCGGCTTCCCGCAGGCCCCGGTGGAAGGCGCGACGGCCCCCGGCAGGTCTGTCCCGTGCCGGGAGGTGGAGGTGGCTGTCCCCTTGCCCCGCCGCGCTCTGCTGGTGCTCACGCGAGCCGCGCGGCACCAGTGGAAGCACGCCATCCACCGCAGGCACATCGGGGCCCGCCGCGTGAGCGCCACCTTCAGGGAGCTGTCAGCCGAGTTTGGCCCCAGCGGGAGGCAGCGGGAACTGGGGCAGGAGCTCCTGCAAACCTCGCTCTCCTTTCAGGGGAGACCCACGTGA
- the ALKBH4 gene encoding alpha-ketoglutarate-dependent dioxygenase alkB homolog 4 isoform X2, protein MAAAAVAAPEVLRECGCKGIRTCLICERQRGADPPWQHPPQKTHRFIYYADTGWAVGAEECDFEGWAFPFPGVTLIEDFVTPAEEAEMVRLMDRDPWKLSQSGRRKQTLLTDLSEARPRTLALQASHLNVNTEALPCPRRPCTGRQPDLCLQCCCLLSPRQSPPPPGFLGVSWPWPACPSLSACCCRGVGVARRSRRGPALGPALGRVEQGRRKTPPADGATLHEAGARGSRGAARCPPSLRPQT, encoded by the exons ATGGCGGCTGCGGCTGTGGCGGCCCCTGAGGTCCTTCGGGAATGTGGCTGCAAGGGTATCCGGACCTGTCTGATCTGCGAGCGGCAGCGCGGAGCTGACCCGCCCTGGCAGCACCCCCCGCAG AAAACACACCGGTTCATTTACTACGCCGACACCGGCTGGGCTGTAGGGGCCGAGGAGTGCGACTTTGAAGGCTGGGCCTTCCCCTTCCCAGGCGTGACGCTGATCGAGGACTTTGTGACCCCGGCGGAAGAAGCTGAGATGGTACGGCTGATGGACCGCGACCCCTGGAAGCTCTCACAGTCCGGGCGGCGGAAGCAG aCACTCCTTACTGATCTCAGTGAGGCCCGGCCCCGCACGTTG GCCCTCCAGGCCTCCCATCTCAACGTAAACACAGAGGCCTTACCATGCCCCAGAAGGCCCTGCACTGGCCGCCAGCCCGACCTTTGTCTCCAGTGCTGCTGTCTGCTGTCCCCACGGCAGTCACCCCCACCTCCTGGGTTCCTCGGAGTCTCCTGGCCGTGGCCCGCCTGTCCCAGCCTTTCTGCCTGCTGCTGCCGAGGAGTTGGAGTGGCCCGCAGGAGCCGGCGGGGCCCCGCACTGGGCCCCGCACTGGGCCGTGTGgaacagggaaggagaaagaCTCCACCAGCAGATGGAGCCACCCTCCACGAGGCGGGGGCCCGAGGGAGCAGGGGTGCGGCTAGATGCCCCCCATCCCTCAGGCCACAGACCTGA
- the LRWD1 gene encoding leucine-rich repeat and WD repeat-containing protein 1 isoform X2 yields the protein MGPLSVRLLIQRGRPKCDRLGKIRSLDLSGMNLLSEHLDPKLLSRLKQLQELDLSNNQLETLPANMGLSHLRILRCANNLLGDVSVLCQFPQLEELSLEGNPFLTVSDNLKVSFLLPKLRKVNGKDASSTCSQVENLNRELTSRVTAHWEKFMAALSPEEEAEKAQADFVRSAVRDVRYGPKSLSDFTQWRVRMISEELVASGGTQVHEANISERPPKATAIQEPRARPVASKRPGDVPVNLSPNKRVCTSPLAQVEGSPVGSAGSQAALQLEPLHFLQCHSKNNSPRDLETQLWACAFEPAWDEGQAGAMSQTVATCGGEAVCVIDCQTGIVLNKYKAPGEEFFSVAWTALTVVTQAGHKKRWSVLAAAGLRGLVRLLHVRAGFCCGLIRAHKKAIATLCFSPTHETHLFTASYDKRIILWDIGVPNHDYEFQASQLLTLDTTSIALRLCPVASCPDAYLLAGCEGGCHCWDVRLDQPQKRRVCEVEFVFPEGSEATGRRVDGLAFVNEDVVASKGSSLGTICLWSWSQTWQGRGSQSTVAVVVLARLQWSPTELAYFSLSTCPDEGMVLCGDEEGNVWIYDVRPLVAQRPPPPAAPQAPTQILKWPQPRALGQIVNRTMVNTVVADPTFTYLTALTDSNIVAIWRRNQP from the exons ATGGGCCCCCTCTCGGTGCGGCTGCTGATCCAGCGGGGGCGACCCAAGTGCGACCGGCTGGGGAAGATCCGGAGCCTGGA cctgtcaGGGATGAATCTGCTCTCAGAGCACTTGGACCCCAAGCTCCTGAGCCGCCTGAAGCAGCTGCAAGAGCTGGACCTCTCCAACAACCAACTGGAGACGCTGCCCGCCAACATGGGCCTGTCCCACCTGCGCATCCTCCGCTGCGCCAACAACCTGTTGGGTGATGTCAGTGTCCTGTGCCAGTTCCCACAGCTCGAGGAGCTCAGCCTGGAGGGCAACCCCTTTCTGACA GTCAGTGACAACCTGAAAgtttccttcctcctgcccaaGCTCCGTAAGGTCAACGGCAAGGACGCTTCCTCCACTTGCTCTCAGGTGGAGAACCTGAACCGGGAGCTGACCAGCAGG GTCACAGCTCACTGGGAGAAGTTCATGGCCGCACTGAGCCCAGAGGAGGAGGCTGAGAAGGCCCAGGCAGACTTTGTGAGGTCTGCCGTCAGAGATGTCCGCTATGGGCCCAAGTCTCTCAGCGACTTCACCCAGTGGAGG GTGCGGATGATCTCTGAGGAGCTGGTGGCCTCTGGTGGGACTCAGGTGCATGAGGCAAACATCTCAGAGAGGCCCCCAAAAGCCACCGCTATCCAGGAGCCTAGG GCCAGGCCAGTGGCCTCGAAGCGGCCAGGTGATGTCCCAGTCAACCTCTCTCCCAACAAGCGGGTGTGCACCTCCCCGTTGGCCCAGGTGGAGGGCAGCCCCGTGGGCTCTGCTGGCAGCCAG GCCGCCCTGCAGCTGGAGCCCCTGCACTTCCTGCAGTGCCACAGCAAGAACAACAGCCCTCGTGACCTGGAGACCCAGCTCTGGGCCTGCGCCTTCGAGCCAGCCTGGGACGAGG GGCAGGCAGGGGCCATGTCCCAGACCGTGGCCACATGTGGCGGGGAGGCCGTGTGTGTGATTGACTGCCAGACGGGCATCGTACTGAACAAGTACAAGGCGCCTGGTGAG gagtTCTTCTCAGTGGCCTGGACAGCCCTGACAGTGGTCACACAGGCAGGCCACAAGAAGCGCTGGAGCGTGCTGGCAGCTGCAGGCCTGCGGGGCCTGGTCCGGCTGCTGCACGTGCGGGCTGGCTTCTGCTGCGGGCTCATCCGGGCCCACAAGAAGGCCATTGCGACTCTCTGTTTCAGCCCCACACACGAGACCCACCTCTTCA CGGCCTCCTATGACAAGCGGATCATCCTGTGGGACATCGGGGTGCCCAATCACGATTACGAATTCCAGGCCAG CCAGCTGCTCACACTCGACACCACCTCCATCGCCCTGCGCCTCTGCCCCGTCGCCTCCTGCCCGGATGCCTACCTGCTGGCTGGCTGCGAGGGCGGCTGCCATTGCTGGGACGTGCGGCTGGACCAGCCTCAGAAGAGGAG GGTGTGCGAAGTGGAGTTCGTCTTCCCCGAGGGCTCTGAGGCAACTGGACGGAGAGTGGATGGGCTGGCGTTCGTGAACGAGGACGTCGTGG CCTCCAAGGGGAGTAGCCTGGGCACTATCTGCCTGTGGAGCTGGAGCCAGACGTGGCAGGGCCGGGGCAGCCAGTCCACAGTGGCCGTTGTGGTCCTGGCCCGGTTGCAGTGGTCACCCACCGAGCTCGCCTACTTCTCACTGAGCACCTGTCCTG ATGAGGGGATGGTGCTCTGCGGGGACGAGGAGGGCAACGTGTGGATCTACGACGTCAGGCCCCTCGTGGCGCAGCGGCCCCCGCCGCCGGCCGCCCCGCAGGCCCCCACGCAG aTCCTTAAGTGGCCCCAGCCCCGGGCCCTGGGCCAGATAGTGAACAGGACCATGGTGAACACGGTGGTGGCCGACCCCACCTTTACCTACCTCACGGCACTGACGGACTCCAACATTGTCGCCATCTGGAGGAGAAACCAGCCTTGA
- the LRWD1 gene encoding leucine-rich repeat and WD repeat-containing protein 1 isoform X1, with protein MGPLSVRLLIQRGRPKCDRLGKIRSLDLSGMNLLSEHLDPKLLSRLKQLQELDLSNNQLETLPANMGLSHLRILRCANNLLGDVSVLCQFPQLEELSLEGNPFLTVSDNLKVSFLLPKLRKVNGKDASSTCSQVENLNRELTSRVTAHWEKFMAALSPEEEAEKAQADFVRSAVRDVRYGPKSLSDFTQWRVRMISEELVASGGTQVHEANISERPPKATAIQEPRARPVASKRPGDVPVNLSPNKRVCTSPLAQVEGSPVGSAGSQAALQLEPLHFLQCHSKNNSPRDLETQLWACAFEPAWDEGQAGAMSQTVATCGGEAVCVIDCQTGIVLNKYKAPGEEFFSVAWTALTVVTQAGHKKRWSVLAAAGLRGLVRLLHVRAGFCCGLIRAHKKAIATLCFSPTHETHLFTASYDKRIILWDIGVPNHDYEFQASQLLTLDTTSIALRLCPVASCPDAYLLAGCEGGCHCWDVRLDQPQKRRVCEVEFVFPEGSEATGRRVDGLAFVNEDVVASKGSSLGTICLWSWSQTWQGRGSQSTVAVVVLARLQWSPTELAYFSLSTCPGESPAGHPQPCTSGSSAPPQIPISVLADEGMVLCGDEEGNVWIYDVRPLVAQRPPPPAAPQAPTQILKWPQPRALGQIVNRTMVNTVVADPTFTYLTALTDSNIVAIWRRNQP; from the exons ATGGGCCCCCTCTCGGTGCGGCTGCTGATCCAGCGGGGGCGACCCAAGTGCGACCGGCTGGGGAAGATCCGGAGCCTGGA cctgtcaGGGATGAATCTGCTCTCAGAGCACTTGGACCCCAAGCTCCTGAGCCGCCTGAAGCAGCTGCAAGAGCTGGACCTCTCCAACAACCAACTGGAGACGCTGCCCGCCAACATGGGCCTGTCCCACCTGCGCATCCTCCGCTGCGCCAACAACCTGTTGGGTGATGTCAGTGTCCTGTGCCAGTTCCCACAGCTCGAGGAGCTCAGCCTGGAGGGCAACCCCTTTCTGACA GTCAGTGACAACCTGAAAgtttccttcctcctgcccaaGCTCCGTAAGGTCAACGGCAAGGACGCTTCCTCCACTTGCTCTCAGGTGGAGAACCTGAACCGGGAGCTGACCAGCAGG GTCACAGCTCACTGGGAGAAGTTCATGGCCGCACTGAGCCCAGAGGAGGAGGCTGAGAAGGCCCAGGCAGACTTTGTGAGGTCTGCCGTCAGAGATGTCCGCTATGGGCCCAAGTCTCTCAGCGACTTCACCCAGTGGAGG GTGCGGATGATCTCTGAGGAGCTGGTGGCCTCTGGTGGGACTCAGGTGCATGAGGCAAACATCTCAGAGAGGCCCCCAAAAGCCACCGCTATCCAGGAGCCTAGG GCCAGGCCAGTGGCCTCGAAGCGGCCAGGTGATGTCCCAGTCAACCTCTCTCCCAACAAGCGGGTGTGCACCTCCCCGTTGGCCCAGGTGGAGGGCAGCCCCGTGGGCTCTGCTGGCAGCCAG GCCGCCCTGCAGCTGGAGCCCCTGCACTTCCTGCAGTGCCACAGCAAGAACAACAGCCCTCGTGACCTGGAGACCCAGCTCTGGGCCTGCGCCTTCGAGCCAGCCTGGGACGAGG GGCAGGCAGGGGCCATGTCCCAGACCGTGGCCACATGTGGCGGGGAGGCCGTGTGTGTGATTGACTGCCAGACGGGCATCGTACTGAACAAGTACAAGGCGCCTGGTGAG gagtTCTTCTCAGTGGCCTGGACAGCCCTGACAGTGGTCACACAGGCAGGCCACAAGAAGCGCTGGAGCGTGCTGGCAGCTGCAGGCCTGCGGGGCCTGGTCCGGCTGCTGCACGTGCGGGCTGGCTTCTGCTGCGGGCTCATCCGGGCCCACAAGAAGGCCATTGCGACTCTCTGTTTCAGCCCCACACACGAGACCCACCTCTTCA CGGCCTCCTATGACAAGCGGATCATCCTGTGGGACATCGGGGTGCCCAATCACGATTACGAATTCCAGGCCAG CCAGCTGCTCACACTCGACACCACCTCCATCGCCCTGCGCCTCTGCCCCGTCGCCTCCTGCCCGGATGCCTACCTGCTGGCTGGCTGCGAGGGCGGCTGCCATTGCTGGGACGTGCGGCTGGACCAGCCTCAGAAGAGGAG GGTGTGCGAAGTGGAGTTCGTCTTCCCCGAGGGCTCTGAGGCAACTGGACGGAGAGTGGATGGGCTGGCGTTCGTGAACGAGGACGTCGTGG CCTCCAAGGGGAGTAGCCTGGGCACTATCTGCCTGTGGAGCTGGAGCCAGACGTGGCAGGGCCGGGGCAGCCAGTCCACAGTGGCCGTTGTGGTCCTGGCCCGGTTGCAGTGGTCACCCACCGAGCTCGCCTACTTCTCACTGAGCACCTGTCCTGGTGAGTCGCCTGCCGGCCACCCCCAACCCTGCACCTCTGGGAGCTCTGCCCCACCTCAGATTCCCATCTCTGTGCTGGCAGATGAGGGGATGGTGCTCTGCGGGGACGAGGAGGGCAACGTGTGGATCTACGACGTCAGGCCCCTCGTGGCGCAGCGGCCCCCGCCGCCGGCCGCCCCGCAGGCCCCCACGCAG aTCCTTAAGTGGCCCCAGCCCCGGGCCCTGGGCCAGATAGTGAACAGGACCATGGTGAACACGGTGGTGGCCGACCCCACCTTTACCTACCTCACGGCACTGACGGACTCCAACATTGTCGCCATCTGGAGGAGAAACCAGCCTTGA
- the POLR2J gene encoding DNA-directed RNA polymerase II subunit RPB11-a produces the protein MNAPPAFESFLLFEGEKKITINKDTKVPNACLFTINKEDHTLGNIIKSQLLKDPQVLFAGYKVPHPLEHKIIIRVQTTPDYSPQEAFTNAITDLISELSLLEERFRVAIKDKQEGIE, from the exons ATGAACGCGCCTCCCGCCTTCGAGTCGTTCTTGCTCTTCGAGGGCGAGAAGAA GATCACCATTAACAAGGACACCAAGGTACCCAATGCCTGTTTGTTCACCATCAACAAGGAAGACCATACGCTAGGAAACATCATTAAATC GCAGCTGCTGAAGGACCCACAGGTGCTGTTTGCTGGCTACAAAGTCCCCCACCCCTTGGAACACAAGATCATCATCCGCGTACAGACCACACCGGACTACAGCCCCCAGGAGGCCTTCACCAACGCCATCACGGACCTCATCAGTGAGCTTTCCCTGCTGGAAGAGCGATTCCGG GTGGCCATCAAAGACAAGCAAGAAGGAATCGAGTAG